GACGAAGCTTCGGAGGCAGCGTCCGAGCCTTCTGCTGAACCCTCAGGCGACGCTGAACCATCAGGCGACGCATCGGCGTCGAGTGATATCCCTGCCGGCGCCATCCCGCTGCCGGCCGTGTGGGAAGAGCTCGCCGGACCCAGCAACGTTCCGGCGGACGGCGATCCACTGTTCAGCAAGTGGGTCACGGGCGAATCCTCCTTCCAGTACTTGGCCGAGTGGACCCACGACGAGTCGTTCGGCATCACCAAGGACCCCACCACTGGCGAAGAGATCCAAAAGAAGGCACAGGGCACGGTAGAAGCCGACGGCGACGGCATCGCGCTCGCCTACGCGTTCTTTGCGGAGTCCGAGGAAGGCAAGTTCGGCAAGGACCCGGCAGAGGTCAAGAAGGCCATCCAGGACATCGAAGCCCGATACAAGGGCATGACCGCCACGGAGCTGCCCCAGAACCTGGTGGGCCACAAGTGCACCTCTGACTTCAAGACGTCCATGCCGGAAATCCGTGAGTTCCGCCGTGGTGCCGCAGTAGTCATCGGCTTCACCTGCACCAATGCCCGTGGCGAAGCCATCCAGGCCGTGAACTTGTTCTCCGTGACTCCCTGGGGAACCCCACAGATGCTCGGCGTCAGTGGTCACAAGACGTACTGGGATGCGCATCCGGGACTCTTCGAGCAGTTGGCCAACTCGTACCGCATCAACAAGTGGAAGATGGGCTAAGAGCCGCCCGACTCAGCGCGCTCAGGCGGGCGACGGGGCAGGGCTAAAGTTGAGGGGTGACTGACCTTCCCCCCAACACAGCCCTGCCCACGCCTGCCGGGTCTCCCGTTCCCGCCTCTGCGGAGACCTCCGTGGAGGGCGAGGCAGAAGCGAAACCCGAGGTCGGCGTCGGGCCTTGGGAAGGCGAGTTGCCGGCGGGTGACCATTGGGACCCGGACCTGTTGAGGGATGGTGACCGCCGCAACGTGGTGGACCAGTACAGGTACTGGAAGCACGAGGCAATCGTGGCGGATCTCGATTCCAAGCGTCACGACTTCCACATTGCCATCGAGAATTGGCAGCACGATCTCAACATCGGCACCGTGGTGCGGACCGCCAACGCGTTCCTCGCCAAAGAGGTCCACATCATAGGACGACGGCGGTGGAACCGTCGCGGGGCCATGGTCACCGACCGCTACCAGCACGTGCGCCACCACCCCACCGTTGAGGAATTTGTCCAGTGGGCGGAGGGGGAGGGGCTTGCGGTGATCGGCATCGATATTTTCCCGGATTCCGTGCCCTTGGAGACGTACGACCTCCCGAAAAACTGCGTGCTGGTGTTCGGACAGGAAGGCCCCGGCCTGTCGCCCGAGGTGCACGATTCCGCCGTCGCAACACTGTCCATCGAGCAGTTCGGCTCCACCCGGTCCATGAACGCGGCCTCAGCGGCGGCCATCGCTATGCACGCGTGGGTCCGCCGACACGTGTTCCAGCAACCTGTCAGCTAGGCAAGCCTCAAGTATCAGCCCCCGCCGATGCCCGTCTACCGATCTTTCAGGGTGGCTTTTCCGTCCACGATCTGGATCTCACCAGAGGCCCTGGGTGTTAGAAGCTCAACCTTTGGTTCCCATTGCGGGGCGTCGTCACGGCCGCTGTTGACCTCGTAGCTCACTGAAGCCTTGCCTGGTTCCTCCGACTGGATGATCCAACCGTCCTCGCTGCGAAGGAGAGTGAAGGTGGGCTCCTTCTCTATGGTCCATTTCACGTTGCGGGTAGGCCGGTATTCGTAGAGCGTGAACCCGGAACAACCACGACGGGTCGCTTCGGATGCATTGGCCGGAGTGGAGGCAGAACATTCGCTTCGTTTCTTCTCAAGAAGCGTCCGGGTCTCATCCAGAAGCAGCTGGCTGGGTATCACCGTCAAACGTTCGGTGGTCTTGGAAATCGCCCGGTCAATGCTGACCAAGGCCTTCTGCTCTTCGGCCGTTGCGTACTTGTCTCCGGAAATGCCCAGGGTGTACTCGCCGGGGAAGGCCGGCATCAGCAGTTGGGAATCCCTCGCCCCGGTTCCGGCGCCAGGAGCGGCAACGTCGACGCCGTTCACGGTGAACGACTCCACGGGACGGCTGGAACTGAGCCGGACCTTTTGGAAGTTTTTGGGCCCAACCTTCCACTCGCCTTCAGGTGACTTGGTCATCCTCAGAATGATTTCCTGCTTGCGGCCGTTCTGGGTGACTTCGGCAGTGACAGAATCCGACCTTGCGTCCATGATCCGGTAACCGTCAATGTGCTGCCCTGCATTTTTGTACACGTTGTTCTGTAGGAGAGCCTTTTCATTCTCGGGGACGCCGGGGTCGGATACGCTCAGGGCCCTCTCGCTGTCCCCGTCGATCAGTGACTGGAAGTATGTTTTAGCTGTCGTGCTGACGTCCTGCGCCGGTGAGAACGATGAAACCAGGAGAACCACACCAGCGGTGGCAGCGGTGAGGACTACCGCTGCGCCCGCTGCGATGGCAATAATCAGCTTCCGGTTCCGTCTGGGTTTCCCTTCGGCAAAAGTACCGCCCTGCTGCTGCAGGTATGGCATGGGGAGGGGCTTGTTGTTTGCGCTCGGGGGGATCTCCATTCCCGCAGTATATCCACCGTTTAGATGAATCGGGGGTGGCAGGTGGAGTGCCAACCCGGCGGAAGTGTTAAGAGCTCCAGTGACCCGAAACACGGCGGCCCGGCGGATATCGCTAGGATGGGTGCTAGCCGTAAGCGGTCTACTCCAGGGTTACCAACCCATAGACGAATTCAGCATAGGAGTCACCATGCCCATTGCAACCCCAGAGATTTACTCCGAGATGATCGACCGCGCAAAGGCAGGCGGATTCGCTTTCCCCGCGGTCAACGTGACGTCGTCGCAGACTCTGAACGCTGCGATCCGCGGTTTCGCCGAGGCCGAATCCGACGGCATCATCCAGGTTTCCACCGGTGGCGCAGCCTACTGGTCCGGTGCCTCGGTCAAGGACATGGTTGCCGGTTCCCTCGGCTTCGCCGCGTTCGCCCGCGAAGTTGCCAAGAACTACAACGTCAACATCGCCCTCCACACGGACCACTGCCCGCAGGACAAGCTGGCAGACTTCGTCCTCCCGCTGCTGGCCGCTTCCGAGGAAGCCGTCAAGGCCGGCAAGGACCCGATCTTCAACTCGCACATGTGGGACGGCTCGCACGAAGCCCTCGACGAGAATCTGCGCATCGGCCGCGAACTGCTTGAGCGTGCTGCTGCTGCCAAGATCATCCTCGAAGTTGAAATCGGCACTGTTGGTGGCGAAGAGGACGGCGTTGAGAACGAAATCAACGAGAAGCTCTACACCACCACCGAAGACGCCCTCGCCACCATTGAGGCACTCGGAGCCGGCGAAAACGGCCGCTACCTCACCGCGCTGACCTTCGGCAACGTGCACGGCGTGTACAAGCCGGGCAACGTGAAGCTCCGCCCGGAACTGCTCAAGCAGATCCAGGCCGAAGTTGGCGCCAAGATCGGCAAGGAAAACCCGTTTGACCTGGTCTTCCACGGCGGCTCGGGCTCCACGGAGCAGGAAATCGCTGACGCCGTTTCCTACGGTGTCATCAAGATGAACATCGACACCGACACTCAGTACGCGTTCACCCGTCCGGTGGCCGGCCACATGCTTGCCAACTACGACGGCGTCCTGAAGATCGACGGCGAAATGGGCAACAAGAAGACCTACGACCCCCGCGTTTGGGGCGCTTCCGCCGAAGCCGGCATGGCCGCGCGCATCGTCGAAGCCGCCCAGCAGCTCGGATCGGTGGGCAAGACCTTCTAATGTCCGACGAATTCCGTAAGAACCTGATGGGGCCGGAGCCCACGCTCCTGCCTGCTGAAACCGAGATCTACCAGCACCTGGCGCTCGGCAACGAAGCGCTGGACCTGGTGGCCAAGAACCCCACGTCGTCTCTTCTGTGGGCCATCCTCGCCGAGGAAGCCTGGGCCGAAGGCCGGACCATCGAGTCCTACGCCTACGCCCGCGTCGGCTACCACCGCGGCCTGGATTCGCTGCGCCGCAATGGCTGGCGCGGCGTCGGACCCATTCCGTGGGAGCACGAGCCCAACCAGGGCTTCCTGCGTGCTCTCTACGCGTTGGGCCGTGCGGCGTCGGCGATCGGCGAGGCTGAAGAGCCGGAGCGGATCGAGAAGTTCCTGAACGACTCGGACCCGAGGGCCAAGGCAGCGCTCGAAGCCCGCTAGGACCCAAGCAAACAACGACGGCGACCCTCACCAGAAGGCGAGGGTCGCCGTCGTCGTTAACAGCGTTAGTCTGTCACCGCCGAGTGCCGTGGCCGTCCCAACGGGACCACCAGCGGCGTGTGTGTCACGGGGTCATCGATGATCCGGCAGGCCATGCCGAACACTTCCTCCACCAAGGACTCGGTGATCACGTCGGCGGGAGCACCCTCGGCCACCACCACGCCGGCCTTCATGGCGATGATGTGGTCCGCGTAGCGGGCGGCGTGGTTGAGGTCGTGCAGCACGGCAACCAGCGTGTGGCCCTTGTCCAGGTTGAGCTCGCGGAACAGCTCCAACAGCTCGATCTGGTGCGCGATATCGAGGAACGTGGTGGGCTCGTCCAGGAGCATTAACGGTGTCTGCTGGGCGAGGACCATGGCCACCCACACGCGCTGCCGCTGGCCGCCGGACAGTTCGTCCACCAGCCGGCCGGACAAGGACGCGGTGCCCGTGGCTTCCATGGCCTCCACCACCGCAATCTCATCGGACTCGGACCACTGCCGGAGCAGCTTCTGGTGCGGGTATCGACCGCGGGCCACAAGGTCCGCCACGGTGATGCCGTCGGGGGCAATGGAGGACTGGGGGAGCAGCCCGAGGCGACGTGCCAGTTCTTTTGCAGGCAGGGACGTCACGGATTTTCCGTCCAGCAGCACCTGGCCACTGCGGGGCTTGATGAGCCGGGCGAGGGCACGCAGCAACGTGGATTTACCGCAGGCGTTGGGCCCCACGATCACCGTGAAGTGTCCCTCGGGAATGCGCACATTGAGGTTCTCGGAGATGATCCGTTGCTCGTAGCCGATGGTCAGTGCTTCGGCATGGAGCTGTGGCGCGGCCGTAATGAGGCTCATGATTTCCTTGCTTCCCTGGCCAGCAGCCAGACGAGGTAGATACCGCCGATGCACACCGTCACCACGCCCACAGGCAACTGGATCGGGGCGAACAAACGCTGGGCCGCGAGGTCGCTGGCCACCAGGAGGAAGGCGCCCATCACGGCCGAAGGCACCAGCGTGATGCCGGCGCTGCGGGTAAGACGACGTGCAAGCTGCGGTGCTGCGAGGGCAACGAACGCGATGGGACCGGCAACCGCCGTGACGGCTGCAGTCAACGCCACGCCCAGGACGAGCAACAGCAAGCGGGTGGGTTCCGCCCGGACGCCCAAGGCGCGCGCGGCGTCGTCGCCCATTTCCAGAAGCTGCATCCGGCGCGCGGCCGCCAGCGTAGCCAAGCCAACCACCACAACCACGACGGCGGCAGGCGCCGCTTGCTCCCACGCGATGCCGTTGAGGGACCCGGCTCCCCAGACGGCTGCCGCCAAGGCGGCTTCAAGTTCTGCCTGCAGGATCAGCCAGTGGTTGAACGCGGCCAGCATCGCACTGATGCCGATGCCCACGATGATGAGCCGGAATCCTTGGGAGCCGCGTCGGTAGGCCAGCAAGTAGACGGCCAACGCGGTGAGGATACCGCCAACAAGTGCTCCTGCGGCAATGCCAAGATAGCCCCCGCCAAGGGTCAGCATGACGATGAGCGCCCCGGTGTAGGCGCCGGTATTGAAGCCGATGATGTCCGGGCTGCCCAAGGGATTCCGGGTCATGGATTGGAAGATTCCGCCGCTCATTCCCAAGGCCGCACCGAACACCAAGGCCGCGAGTACCCGGGGGAGCCGCCACTCCATGACGATGGTTTGGGCCAGCCCGGGGGCATCACCGGTGAAGGCTTGCAGGACCTGTTGTACTGAAACGTCGTAGTCGCCGGTGGCCAAGCTGATCACAGCAACAGTCAGGGCGGCGAGGATCAACGGGATGCAGACAAGGATGCTCCGGACATCGAACCGGAGGCTCAGCGAACGGTTGCGGAGCAGGACAGTAGGCCGGCCAACATCCAGGCGCGTCATAGCCCACTCACCTTCCGGCGCCGCGCCAATGCGATGAGCACCGGCGCCCCGATGAATGCGGTCATCACACCCACCTGGAGTTCCCCGGGAGCGGCGATCCGGCCCACCACGTCCGACACCAAGAGCAGGATAGGTGAGAGCAGCACTGTGGTTGCCAGGATCCATCGCTGGTCAGGGCCGACGATCCAACGGGCAACGTGCGGAATCATGAGGCCCACGAAGCCGATGGCACCGGCACCGGCAGTTGCCGCACCACTGAGGAGGGTGATGGCCACGACGCCCATGATCCGGGTGCGGTTGACGTTGGCGCCGAGGGAGGTAGCAAGGTCGTCGCCCAACGCCACGGCGTTGAGGCCGCGGACGCAGAACAAGGCGATGATCAGTCCCAAGGCCATGAACGGCGCAACGGTCATCACCGACTCCATGCTCCGGGTGTCCAGCGAGCCAATGCTCCACGAGCGCAGGTGGTCAAATGCCTTGGGGTTCAGGAGCGTCAGCCCTGAGCCGATTCCCGTGAGGACCGCTCCCAAGGCAACTCCGGCCAACGTCAGGCGGATCGGGTTCACCACGTTCCTGCCGGAAGTACCGATCAGGTAGACGGCCGCGGTTGTCAGGATGGCGCCAAGGAACGCGAACCAGATGTAGCCGCTGAGGGATCCGATCCCGAAGACGCCGATGGCAATGACAATGGCGAACGACGCTCCCGCGTTGACGC
Above is a genomic segment from Arthrobacter sp. YN containing:
- a CDS encoding TrmH family RNA methyltransferase, coding for MTDLPPNTALPTPAGSPVPASAETSVEGEAEAKPEVGVGPWEGELPAGDHWDPDLLRDGDRRNVVDQYRYWKHEAIVADLDSKRHDFHIAIENWQHDLNIGTVVRTANAFLAKEVHIIGRRRWNRRGAMVTDRYQHVRHHPTVEEFVQWAEGEGLAVIGIDIFPDSVPLETYDLPKNCVLVFGQEGPGLSPEVHDSAVATLSIEQFGSTRSMNAASAAAIAMHAWVRRHVFQQPVS
- the fbaA gene encoding class II fructose-bisphosphate aldolase, with translation MPIATPEIYSEMIDRAKAGGFAFPAVNVTSSQTLNAAIRGFAEAESDGIIQVSTGGAAYWSGASVKDMVAGSLGFAAFAREVAKNYNVNIALHTDHCPQDKLADFVLPLLAASEEAVKAGKDPIFNSHMWDGSHEALDENLRIGRELLERAAAAKIILEVEIGTVGGEEDGVENEINEKLYTTTEDALATIEALGAGENGRYLTALTFGNVHGVYKPGNVKLRPELLKQIQAEVGAKIGKENPFDLVFHGGSGSTEQEIADAVSYGVIKMNIDTDTQYAFTRPVAGHMLANYDGVLKIDGEMGNKKTYDPRVWGASAEAGMAARIVEAAQQLGSVGKTF
- a CDS encoding DUF3151 domain-containing protein, whose protein sequence is MSDEFRKNLMGPEPTLLPAETEIYQHLALGNEALDLVAKNPTSSLLWAILAEEAWAEGRTIESYAYARVGYHRGLDSLRRNGWRGVGPIPWEHEPNQGFLRALYALGRAASAIGEAEEPERIEKFLNDSDPRAKAALEAR
- a CDS encoding ABC transporter ATP-binding protein translates to MSLITAAPQLHAEALTIGYEQRIISENLNVRIPEGHFTVIVGPNACGKSTLLRALARLIKPRSGQVLLDGKSVTSLPAKELARRLGLLPQSSIAPDGITVADLVARGRYPHQKLLRQWSESDEIAVVEAMEATGTASLSGRLVDELSGGQRQRVWVAMVLAQQTPLMLLDEPTTFLDIAHQIELLELFRELNLDKGHTLVAVLHDLNHAARYADHIIAMKAGVVVAEGAPADVITESLVEEVFGMACRIIDDPVTHTPLVVPLGRPRHSAVTD
- the fepG gene encoding iron-enterobactin ABC transporter permease; protein product: MTRLDVGRPTVLLRNRSLSLRFDVRSILVCIPLILAALTVAVISLATGDYDVSVQQVLQAFTGDAPGLAQTIVMEWRLPRVLAALVFGAALGMSGGIFQSMTRNPLGSPDIIGFNTGAYTGALIVMLTLGGGYLGIAAGALVGGILTALAVYLLAYRRGSQGFRLIIVGIGISAMLAAFNHWLILQAELEAALAAAVWGAGSLNGIAWEQAAPAAVVVVVVGLATLAAARRMQLLEMGDDAARALGVRAEPTRLLLLVLGVALTAAVTAVAGPIAFVALAAPQLARRLTRSAGITLVPSAVMGAFLLVASDLAAQRLFAPIQLPVGVVTVCIGGIYLVWLLAREARKS
- a CDS encoding iron chelate uptake ABC transporter family permease subunit: MVPCCVPTDGAMSPVAAPALPAASAVASSGVVVKSRWRILFLAFAAAVLLGAAILSLGVGAKFIPASTVLEAFTNPQDSADHAIILQNRLPRTLMGIAVGVALGVAGALIQAITRNPLADPGILGVNAGASFAIVIAIGVFGIGSLSGYIWFAFLGAILTTAAVYLIGTSGRNVVNPIRLTLAGVALGAVLTGIGSGLTLLNPKAFDHLRSWSIGSLDTRSMESVMTVAPFMALGLIIALFCVRGLNAVALGDDLATSLGANVNRTRIMGVVAITLLSGAATAGAGAIGFVGLMIPHVARWIVGPDQRWILATTVLLSPILLLVSDVVGRIAAPGELQVGVMTAFIGAPVLIALARRRKVSGL